Proteins encoded within one genomic window of Gloeobacter kilaueensis JS1:
- a CDS encoding sigma-70 family RNA polymerase sigma factor, with product MGDEVRLQMNTHDVTVLLNQWSDGDQEALAALTPLVYRELHTLAARYLRSQAAGHTLQPTALVNEAYLKLVAPRQVPTWQNRAHFLAVAARTMRCILVDHARSRHALKRGGQAIKVSLDRLGSLPAGEQDEQLLALDEALIRLAELSAVQARIVEMRYFGGMTIEQTAAALGSSPATIKRQWTLARLFLRAQMGA from the coding sequence ATGGGTGATGAGGTCCGCCTGCAGATGAATACCCACGATGTAACGGTGCTTCTCAACCAGTGGAGCGACGGCGACCAGGAGGCGCTAGCAGCGCTGACCCCGCTTGTCTACCGGGAACTGCACACTCTGGCAGCCCGCTATCTGCGCTCCCAGGCTGCCGGCCACACCCTGCAGCCAACGGCCCTGGTCAACGAAGCCTATCTGAAACTGGTCGCCCCCAGGCAGGTGCCCACCTGGCAGAACCGGGCTCACTTTCTGGCGGTGGCGGCCCGGACGATGCGCTGCATCCTCGTCGATCACGCTCGCTCCCGCCACGCTCTCAAGCGCGGCGGTCAGGCGATCAAAGTCTCGCTCGATCGCCTGGGCAGTCTTCCTGCCGGTGAGCAAGATGAGCAACTGCTCGCCCTCGACGAGGCGCTGATTCGGCTGGCGGAGCTGAGCGCGGTCCAGGCTCGCATCGTCGAGATGCGCTATTTTGGCGGGATGACGATCGAGCAGACCGCTGCCGCCCTCGGTAGTTCACCGGCGACGATCAAGCGCCAGTGGACTCTTGCTCGCCTGTTCTTAAGGGCGCAGATGGGGGCTTGA